The Streptomyces luteogriseus genome includes a window with the following:
- a CDS encoding LacI family DNA-binding transcriptional regulator, producing the protein MSAVHESRRRSRPTVARGSTRPTSRDVAQAAGVSQAAVSLVLGDKWRGRVSEATAERVREAARDLGYRPNLAARNLRLGRTRTVLLVVPALTTEFFAGVYTGAARVAAEHGFGVVLYPSPEGIGPARDPFASAQAALDGVIASSMAADALTAIRGEALPLVMLDSDPAGSLGAATVNLDIADGIRQATEHLLSLGHRRFLHLAADVPSWTFEVRARELAARLAKVPGTSVRTARSPISIEGAVAAAEAALAAPGARPTAVICDDDQLAAGTYKAARRLGLRIPDDLSVTGVDDLALATAMDPELTTVQLNAELFGEHGMRALLAVLEDRAPESGDIPVQLMVRSSTAPPR; encoded by the coding sequence ATGTCCGCTGTTCACGAGTCCAGACGAAGGAGCAGGCCGACGGTGGCACGAGGCAGCACCCGCCCCACGAGCCGGGACGTCGCCCAGGCCGCCGGCGTCTCTCAGGCAGCCGTGTCCCTGGTCCTCGGCGACAAATGGCGCGGCCGCGTCTCGGAGGCGACCGCCGAGCGCGTCCGCGAGGCCGCCCGCGACCTGGGCTACCGCCCCAACCTGGCCGCCCGCAACCTGCGCCTGGGCCGCACCCGCACCGTCCTCCTGGTCGTCCCCGCCCTCACCACGGAGTTCTTCGCCGGCGTTTACACCGGCGCCGCCCGCGTCGCGGCCGAACACGGCTTCGGCGTGGTCCTCTACCCCTCCCCCGAGGGCATCGGCCCCGCCCGCGACCCCTTCGCCTCCGCGCAGGCCGCCCTGGACGGCGTCATCGCCTCCTCCATGGCCGCGGACGCACTCACCGCCATCCGCGGCGAGGCACTCCCCCTGGTGATGCTGGACAGCGACCCGGCCGGGAGCCTCGGCGCGGCGACGGTGAACCTGGACATCGCCGACGGCATTCGCCAGGCCACGGAACACCTGCTGTCCCTGGGCCACCGCCGCTTCCTCCATCTGGCAGCGGACGTCCCCTCCTGGACCTTCGAGGTACGCGCCCGGGAACTGGCGGCGAGACTGGCGAAGGTACCGGGCACGTCCGTCCGCACGGCCCGCTCCCCGATCTCCATCGAGGGAGCGGTGGCTGCCGCCGAAGCGGCGCTCGCGGCTCCCGGCGCTCGCCCCACCGCCGTGATCTGCGACGACGACCAGCTCGCGGCCGGCACGTACAAGGCAGCCCGACGTCTGGGCCTGCGCATCCCGGACGACCTGTCGGTCACAGGCGTCGACGACCTAGCCCTCGCGACGGCCATGGACCCGGAACTGACGACAGTCCAGCTGAACGCCGAGCTCTTCGGCGAGCACGGCATGCGGGCCCTCCTGGCCGTCCTGGAGGACCGCGCCCCCGAGAGCGGGGACATCCCGGTACAGCTGATGGTACGAAGCTCCACGGCCCCACCTCGTTGA
- a CDS encoding MFS transporter, whose protein sequence is MATGYLEILRARHAARLLVGTLVGRLPNATAAIAIVLFVRAEGGTYTLAGALAAVYGVANAVGQPVLGRIVDLRGQPRVQLPAAVLSALAMALFAFWGIGSLPLAYAAVAGAGLFTPPLEGGLRALWPSVLRREDQVHTAYAMDAVAQEVMFTVGPLLVTLCTSLWSAQAALLVLNVIGVLGALSVVVSPPSRAWRSAPREAHWLGALRSAGLLALLAAFLFIGMALGSITVASVPYADAHGGDAVYGWLMAALGFGALVGGTLYGARQWAGEPARRLRVLVALLVVCYLPLMLMPDAVPMVALTALAGVFLAPAIACAFVLVDRHAPRGTVTEAFSWLVTTFTVGHSVGTGVAGPVVEAGGALWGFAVPAVAGGVSLLVLTATGRVVAAPGQGAVVAAGSENDPNRAVEPRFSSGDRA, encoded by the coding sequence ATGGCCACGGGGTACCTGGAGATCCTTCGGGCGCGGCACGCCGCCCGGCTGCTCGTCGGCACGCTGGTGGGCCGGCTGCCCAATGCCACGGCCGCCATCGCGATCGTGCTGTTCGTCCGGGCGGAGGGCGGCACGTACACCCTTGCGGGGGCGCTGGCGGCCGTCTACGGCGTCGCCAACGCCGTCGGGCAGCCCGTGCTGGGCAGGATCGTGGATCTGCGCGGCCAGCCGCGTGTGCAGCTGCCGGCGGCCGTCCTCTCCGCGCTCGCGATGGCCCTGTTCGCCTTCTGGGGCATCGGGTCACTGCCGCTCGCCTACGCGGCCGTCGCCGGAGCCGGGCTCTTCACGCCGCCGCTGGAAGGCGGACTGCGGGCGCTGTGGCCCTCCGTGCTGCGCCGGGAGGACCAGGTGCACACGGCGTACGCCATGGACGCCGTGGCCCAGGAGGTGATGTTCACCGTCGGGCCGCTGCTCGTGACGCTGTGCACGTCCCTGTGGTCGGCCCAGGCCGCGCTGCTCGTGCTGAACGTGATCGGTGTGCTGGGGGCGCTGTCCGTCGTCGTGTCGCCGCCCTCGCGTGCCTGGCGGTCCGCGCCGCGGGAGGCGCACTGGCTCGGTGCGCTGCGCTCGGCGGGATTGCTCGCGCTGCTGGCGGCGTTCCTGTTCATCGGGATGGCGCTCGGATCCATCACGGTCGCCTCGGTGCCCTACGCGGACGCCCACGGCGGTGACGCCGTGTACGGCTGGCTGATGGCGGCCCTGGGATTCGGTGCGCTGGTCGGTGGCACCCTCTACGGGGCCCGGCAGTGGGCCGGTGAGCCCGCGCGGCGACTGCGGGTGCTGGTGGCCCTTCTGGTGGTGTGTTACCTCCCGCTGATGCTCATGCCGGACGCCGTGCCCATGGTGGCGCTCACCGCGCTCGCCGGGGTCTTCCTCGCGCCCGCCATCGCCTGCGCGTTCGTCCTGGTCGACCGGCACGCGCCGCGGGGCACGGTCACCGAGGCGTTCTCCTGGCTGGTGACGACGTTCACCGTGGGCCACTCGGTCGGAACGGGCGTCGCCGGGCCCGTCGTCGAGGCGGGCGGGGCCCTGTGGGGCTTCGCCGTGCCGGCTGTCGCCGGTGGCGTGTCTCTGCTGGTTTTGACCGCCACAGGACGGGTAGTCGCAGCTCCCGGCCAGGGAGCGGTTGTTGCGGCCGGTTCGGAAAATGATCCAAACCGTGCCGTCGAACCCCGTTTCAGTTCAGGGGATCGGGCGTAA
- the pafA gene encoding Pup--protein ligase, whose protein sequence is MDRRIFGLENEYGVTCTFRGQRRLSPDEVARYLFRRVVSWGRSSNVFLRNGARLYLDVGSHPEYATPECDNVTELVTHDKAGERILEGLLVDAERRLHEEGIAGDVYLFKNNTDSAGNSYGCHENYLVARHGEFSRLADILIPFLVTRQLLCGAGKVLQTPRGAVYCVSQRAEHIWEGVSSATTRSRPIINTRDEPHADAERYRRLHVIVGDSNMSETTMLLKVGATDLVLRMIEAGTVMRDLTLENPIRAIREVSHDITGRRKVRLASGREASALEVQREYYEKALDFCERRGIRTGTVEQVLELWGRTLDAIEAEDLDRIGTEIDWVMKYKLIERYRAKHNMTMSHPRVAQIDLAYHDIHRRRGLYYLLEKKGQAARICNDLKIFEGKSVPPQTTRARLRGDFIRRAQEQRRDFTVDWVHLKLNDQAQRTVLCKDPFRSVDERVEKLIAGM, encoded by the coding sequence ATGGACCGCCGCATTTTCGGGCTGGAGAACGAGTACGGCGTCACGTGCACGTTCAGGGGACAGCGCCGCCTGTCTCCTGACGAGGTGGCGCGGTACCTCTTCCGCCGTGTCGTGTCATGGGGCCGCAGCAGCAATGTCTTTCTGCGAAACGGCGCCCGCCTCTATCTCGACGTGGGATCGCATCCGGAATACGCGACACCGGAATGCGACAACGTGACCGAACTGGTCACCCACGACAAAGCAGGCGAGCGCATTCTCGAGGGACTCCTGGTGGACGCCGAACGACGCCTGCACGAGGAGGGAATCGCGGGCGACGTCTACCTCTTCAAGAACAACACCGACTCTGCGGGCAACTCCTACGGGTGCCACGAGAACTATCTGGTCGCCCGGCACGGAGAGTTCTCCCGACTCGCGGACATCCTCATTCCGTTCCTGGTCACCCGGCAACTGCTGTGCGGTGCCGGCAAGGTGCTGCAGACGCCGCGCGGTGCGGTGTACTGCGTCAGCCAGCGGGCCGAACACATCTGGGAGGGTGTCTCCTCGGCGACGACCCGCTCCCGGCCCATCATCAACACGCGTGACGAGCCGCACGCGGACGCCGAGCGCTACCGCCGCCTGCACGTCATCGTGGGCGACTCCAACATGTCCGAGACGACCATGCTGCTCAAGGTCGGTGCCACCGACCTGGTGCTGCGCATGATCGAGGCGGGCACGGTGATGCGGGACCTCACCCTGGAGAACCCGATCCGGGCGATCCGCGAGGTCAGCCACGACATCACCGGCCGTCGCAAGGTACGTCTGGCCAGCGGACGCGAGGCTTCCGCCCTGGAGGTGCAGCGCGAGTACTACGAGAAGGCCCTGGACTTCTGCGAGCGCCGGGGCATCCGCACCGGCACCGTCGAGCAGGTCCTGGAGCTGTGGGGCCGCACCCTGGACGCGATCGAGGCCGAGGACCTCGACCGTATCGGCACCGAGATCGACTGGGTCATGAAGTACAAGCTCATCGAGCGGTACCGCGCCAAGCACAACATGACCATGTCGCACCCGCGGGTCGCGCAGATAGACCTCGCCTACCACGACATCCACCGGCGTCGTGGTCTGTACTACCTGCTCGAGAAGAAGGGCCAGGCGGCCCGCATCTGCAACGACTTGAAGATCTTCGAGGGCAAGTCCGTTCCGCCGCAGACCACTCGGGCCCGGCTGCGCGGCGACTTCATCCGGCGGGCCCAGGAACAGCGCCGTGACTTCACGGTCGACTGGGTCCACCTCAAGCTGAACGACCAGGCTCAGCGGACCGTGCTGTGCAAGGACCCGTTCCGTTCCGTGGACGAGCGGGTGGAGAAGCTGATCGCCGGAATGTGA
- a CDS encoding FKBP-type peptidyl-prolyl cis-trans isomerase, protein MNYNTKRLVAALLAVPALLFTAACGSDDGNNGDAAGGVAEIKGKVGAKPEISVPKEGKPSDETVVKTVSAGSGTPIKGSDFVRLDWTVEKWGGDQELGGTWAAGAAGDKAPRRQSIEQIGKPSQQLPEKVLDAVKGKKPGSRILVQGTAGDLIGQSLNTSSGIAAKDVLIWVVDPVGAASVDVKAEAEGEQAPSEPGMPEVKSPSQKAAVITVPKGEKAPKELKEQVLIKGDGKKVEAGQGLIAQYTGVKWEDGKKFDSSWDHGGATAFQIGNGSVVAGWDKGLVGKHVGDRVLLVIPPSLGYGASPQSELAKNTLVFTVDILGTV, encoded by the coding sequence ATGAACTACAACACGAAACGACTCGTGGCCGCGCTGCTGGCCGTTCCCGCCCTGTTGTTCACCGCCGCGTGCGGATCGGACGACGGGAACAACGGCGACGCGGCCGGAGGCGTCGCCGAGATCAAGGGGAAGGTCGGGGCGAAGCCCGAGATCTCCGTACCCAAGGAGGGCAAGCCGTCCGACGAGACCGTGGTCAAGACGGTCTCGGCGGGCAGCGGAACGCCGATCAAGGGCTCGGACTTCGTCCGGCTGGACTGGACCGTCGAGAAGTGGGGCGGGGACCAGGAGCTCGGCGGTACCTGGGCCGCGGGGGCGGCGGGTGACAAGGCGCCCCGGCGGCAGTCCATCGAGCAGATCGGCAAGCCGAGCCAGCAGCTGCCCGAGAAGGTCCTGGACGCGGTGAAGGGCAAGAAGCCCGGCAGCCGCATCCTGGTGCAGGGCACCGCGGGTGATCTGATCGGCCAGAGCCTGAACACGTCCTCCGGGATCGCCGCCAAGGACGTGCTGATCTGGGTGGTCGACCCGGTCGGGGCCGCGAGCGTGGACGTCAAGGCCGAGGCCGAGGGCGAGCAGGCGCCCTCCGAGCCGGGCATGCCCGAGGTGAAGTCCCCGTCGCAGAAGGCCGCGGTCATCACCGTGCCCAAGGGCGAGAAGGCTCCCAAGGAGCTCAAGGAGCAGGTGCTGATCAAGGGCGACGGCAAGAAGGTCGAGGCCGGCCAGGGACTCATCGCCCAGTACACCGGGGTCAAGTGGGAGGACGGCAAGAAGTTCGACTCCTCCTGGGACCACGGCGGCGCCACCGCCTTCCAGATCGGCAACGGCTCCGTGGTGGCAGGCTGGGACAAGGGCCTCGTCGGCAAGCACGTGGGCGACCGGGTGCTGCTGGTGATCCCGCCCTCGCTGGGCTACGGCGCGAGCCCCCAGAGCGAGCTGGCCAAGAACACACTGGTCTTCACGGTGGACATCCTCGGCACGGTCTGA
- a CDS encoding FKBP-type peptidyl-prolyl cis-trans isomerase gives MSIEKPEIDFPGGEPPADLEIKDIWEGDGPVAQAGQTVTVHYVGVSFSTGEEFDASWNRGAPFRFPLGGGRVIKGWDQGVQGMKVGGRRQLTIPAHLAYGNQSPTPLIKPGETLIFVVDLLGV, from the coding sequence GTGAGCATCGAAAAGCCCGAGATCGACTTCCCGGGCGGCGAGCCCCCGGCGGACCTCGAGATCAAGGACATCTGGGAGGGCGACGGCCCGGTCGCGCAGGCCGGCCAGACCGTCACCGTGCACTACGTGGGTGTCTCCTTCAGCACGGGCGAGGAGTTCGACGCCAGCTGGAACCGCGGCGCCCCGTTCCGCTTCCCGCTGGGCGGCGGCCGGGTCATCAAGGGCTGGGACCAGGGCGTGCAGGGCATGAAGGTCGGCGGCCGCCGCCAGCTGACCATCCCCGCGCACCTCGCCTACGGCAACCAGAGCCCGACCCCTCTGATCAAGCCCGGCGAGACGCTGATCTTCGTGGTCGACCTGCTCGGGGTCTGA
- a CDS encoding helix-turn-helix transcriptional regulator, with amino-acid sequence MAIAKAERLMNLALCLLGTRRPLSKRELRDSIEAYVEAFGPGNGATGSDDSFNRMFERDKDDLRELGLVIETVENLDGEVGYLARRDSNRLPAITLDAEEAAALGLAAKVWQQARLAGAASGALQKLRAAGLPEDVDPYGSHGALEPRIPVHEAAFEPLMLACRDRRPVAFDYRKATAAHPEQRHVEPWALECWRGHWYLAGWDRDRGAERVFRLSRITGKVRSRGGRYTAPVPDVVTVRETVASWAGEVADRSARIRLRAGAGYPLRAKATSVRELGDGWDELEIPYGHGLDAWLVEFGPDVVVLEPAELRADVVDRLRAVAKG; translated from the coding sequence ATGGCCATTGCCAAGGCCGAGCGGCTGATGAACCTGGCGCTGTGTCTGCTCGGGACACGCCGGCCGCTCAGCAAGCGTGAGCTACGCGACTCCATCGAGGCCTACGTCGAGGCCTTCGGGCCGGGCAACGGCGCGACCGGCTCCGATGATTCCTTCAACCGCATGTTCGAGCGCGACAAGGACGACCTGCGCGAGCTCGGGCTGGTCATCGAGACCGTCGAGAACCTCGACGGCGAGGTCGGCTACCTGGCCCGCCGCGACAGCAACCGCCTGCCGGCCATCACCCTGGACGCGGAGGAGGCCGCCGCCCTCGGGCTCGCCGCCAAGGTGTGGCAGCAGGCCCGGCTCGCCGGAGCGGCCAGCGGGGCCCTGCAGAAGCTGCGCGCGGCCGGACTCCCCGAGGACGTCGATCCGTACGGGTCGCACGGCGCGCTGGAGCCGCGCATCCCCGTGCACGAGGCGGCCTTCGAGCCGCTGATGCTGGCCTGCCGGGACCGCAGGCCGGTCGCCTTCGACTACCGCAAGGCCACCGCGGCCCATCCCGAGCAGCGGCACGTGGAGCCGTGGGCGCTGGAGTGCTGGCGGGGCCACTGGTACCTGGCGGGCTGGGACCGCGACCGGGGCGCGGAGCGGGTGTTCCGGCTGTCGCGGATCACCGGCAAGGTCCGCTCGCGCGGGGGCCGGTACACCGCTCCTGTGCCGGACGTCGTCACCGTCCGGGAGACCGTGGCGAGCTGGGCCGGGGAGGTCGCCGACCGCTCGGCGCGGATCCGGCTGCGTGCGGGTGCGGGTTACCCCCTTCGGGCGAAGGCCACCTCCGTCCGGGAACTCGGCGACGGCTGGGACGAGTTGGAGATTCCGTACGGCCACGGGCTGGACGCCTGGCTGGTGGAGTTCGGGCCGGACGTGGTCGTTCTGGAGCCCGCCGAGCTGCGGGCCGACGTGGTGGACCGGCTGCGGGCCGTGGCCAAGGGCTGA
- a CDS encoding helix-turn-helix transcriptional regulator produces MAGKPVRPVNAIDQTRRMLSLVTYLKERPGARVEDVARAFGISEDELVSDLDVLPMCGTSFRGGDLLDIDTDGERIWWHNPAALAAEAAEPLRLAADEATALLVAARAVSTLPGLRESDRQALLRATAKVETAAGEAAGASSRLSVTFESEGGVFADVDRAIAERRRLWIRYYSPARDEVTEREIDPIRLVSVGHTYVEAWCRRSEARRTFRLDRVAEIKILDEPSAPPEIELRDLSEALVQPAAEDPEVVVEVGPGGRWVAEYYPHDSADELPDGGLRITLRTPDPASLRRLALRLGRDGRIVSPPELADSARLAAREALAAYDGIEATRTTRVVEADARGPRAVGAVPDGPGDGPE; encoded by the coding sequence GTGGCAGGCAAACCGGTCAGGCCCGTGAACGCCATCGACCAGACCCGGCGGATGCTCTCGCTGGTGACGTATCTGAAGGAGCGCCCCGGAGCCCGGGTCGAGGACGTCGCGCGCGCCTTCGGTATCAGCGAGGACGAGCTGGTCTCCGACCTCGACGTGCTGCCCATGTGCGGGACGAGCTTCCGTGGCGGAGACCTGCTCGACATCGACACCGACGGCGAGCGCATCTGGTGGCACAACCCTGCCGCCCTCGCGGCGGAAGCGGCCGAGCCGCTCCGGCTCGCCGCGGACGAGGCCACCGCGCTGCTCGTCGCCGCCCGGGCCGTGTCCACGCTGCCCGGACTGCGCGAGAGCGACCGGCAGGCGCTGCTGCGGGCGACGGCCAAGGTGGAGACCGCGGCCGGCGAGGCGGCGGGCGCCAGTTCGCGCCTGTCGGTGACCTTCGAGTCCGAGGGTGGTGTGTTCGCGGACGTCGACCGGGCGATCGCCGAGCGCCGCAGGCTGTGGATCCGCTACTACTCGCCCGCGCGCGACGAGGTCACCGAGCGGGAGATCGACCCCATCCGTCTGGTCAGCGTCGGGCACACCTATGTCGAGGCCTGGTGCCGCCGTTCCGAGGCGCGCCGCACCTTCCGGCTCGACCGGGTCGCCGAGATCAAGATCCTGGACGAGCCGTCCGCGCCGCCGGAGATCGAGCTGCGGGACCTCTCGGAAGCGCTGGTGCAGCCCGCGGCCGAGGACCCGGAGGTCGTGGTCGAGGTCGGCCCAGGCGGCCGCTGGGTCGCGGAGTACTACCCGCACGACAGTGCGGATGAGCTGCCGGACGGCGGGCTGCGTATCACTCTGCGGACCCCCGATCCGGCGTCGCTGCGGCGCCTGGCCCTGCGGCTCGGGCGGGACGGCCGGATCGTCTCGCCGCCGGAGCTCGCCGACAGCGCCCGGCTGGCGGCCCGCGAGGCGCTGGCGGCGTACGACGGGATCGAGGCGACGCGGACGACTCGCGTCGTGGAGGCGGACGCGCGGGGGCCGCGCGCGGTGGGCGCGGTTCCGGACGGGCCGGGCGACGGACCCGAGTGA
- the tatA gene encoding Sec-independent protein translocase subunit TatA, giving the protein MFGRLGAPEIILILVVIILLFGAKKLPDMARSLGKSARILKSEAKAMKDESKSSTTPAGPPNTDDSSQRTIQAAPGDVTSSRPVSEPTDTTKR; this is encoded by the coding sequence ATGTTCGGAAGGCTCGGAGCCCCCGAGATCATTCTCATCCTCGTCGTCATCATCCTGCTGTTCGGCGCGAAGAAGCTTCCGGACATGGCTCGGTCGCTCGGCAAGTCCGCCCGCATCCTCAAGAGCGAGGCCAAGGCGATGAAGGACGAGAGCAAGTCCTCCACGACTCCGGCGGGACCGCCCAACACCGACGACTCCTCGCAGCGCACCATCCAGGCAGCGCCCGGTGACGTGACCAGCTCGCGCCCGGTCAGCGAGCCCACGGACACGACCAAGCGCTGA
- the tatC gene encoding twin-arginine translocase subunit TatC, protein MLKSARKQERDPEGRMPLAEHLRELRNRLAKAMLAIVVVTVFAAFFYNDIINLITKPILDSVGCDKTFAELAQSQPGAKPCAQITINGLLTPFTLALKVSLMAGVVLASPIWLYQLWAFVAPGLHRHEKKYAYAFVATGAPLFIVGAYFAYTVLPTTAKVLLEFTPGGTSNLLPLDDLLDLVMRMVLVFGLSFELPLLLVMLNLTGVLTGKRMLGWWRGMIMGITVFAAVATPSTDPLTMLALAAPIWILYFAAVAFSLVNDRRKARREALGPADDEASELDLTPDDIGEIEPVTTSRAALPEQASSDRSDRVNGYDDVT, encoded by the coding sequence TTGCTGAAGTCTGCCCGCAAGCAGGAGAGGGATCCCGAGGGGCGCATGCCCCTCGCGGAGCACCTTCGCGAGCTCCGCAACCGGCTCGCCAAGGCGATGCTGGCGATCGTCGTCGTCACGGTCTTCGCCGCCTTCTTCTACAACGACATCATCAACTTGATCACCAAGCCGATCCTCGACTCGGTCGGCTGTGACAAGACCTTCGCGGAGCTGGCCCAGTCGCAGCCCGGCGCGAAGCCCTGTGCGCAGATCACCATCAACGGCCTGCTCACCCCCTTCACGCTGGCGCTGAAGGTCTCCCTGATGGCCGGCGTCGTCCTGGCCTCCCCGATCTGGCTCTACCAGCTGTGGGCCTTCGTCGCGCCGGGCCTGCACCGGCACGAGAAGAAGTACGCCTACGCCTTCGTCGCCACGGGCGCCCCGCTGTTCATCGTCGGCGCCTACTTCGCGTACACGGTGCTTCCCACCACGGCCAAGGTGCTCCTCGAGTTCACCCCGGGCGGCACGTCCAACCTCCTTCCGCTGGACGATCTGCTCGACCTGGTCATGCGGATGGTGCTCGTCTTCGGCCTCTCCTTCGAGCTGCCGCTGCTGCTGGTCATGCTCAACCTCACCGGGGTACTGACCGGCAAGCGCATGCTCGGCTGGTGGCGCGGCATGATCATGGGCATCACGGTGTTCGCGGCCGTCGCCACCCCCAGCACGGACCCGCTGACCATGCTGGCGCTCGCGGCGCCGATCTGGATCCTGTACTTCGCAGCCGTCGCCTTCTCCCTGGTCAACGATCGTCGTAAGGCCCGACGCGAGGCCCTCGGCCCCGCCGACGACGAGGCCTCCGAGCTGGATCTCACCCCCGACGACATCGGCGAGATCGAGCCCGTGACCACCAGCCGGGCCGCGCTGCCCGAGCAGGCGAGCTCGGACCGCTCGGACCGGGTCAACGGTTATGACGACGTGACCTGA
- a CDS encoding diacylglycerol kinase, protein MTSEITLFVNPTAGRGRGARAAQPAASALRAAGFSVRTVLGEDPADALARARAAVEAGTGALIAVGGDGMAALALRAVAGTRTPLGLVAVGTGNDFARALGLPVREPAAAGRMIADALKCGRLRDIDLGRVGDRWFGTVLASGFDSRVNDRGNRMRWPTGRLKYDLAMIGELAGFRPVPYRIRLDDDEVLEVEATLVAVGNGSSYGGGMRICPGADLTDGLFDVTVVGDCSRATLLRVFPRVYRGTHVGHPKVTVLRAARVEIAAEGITGYADGEPLGPLPLSARCVRGGVRVVGP, encoded by the coding sequence GTGACCAGCGAGATCACCCTCTTCGTCAATCCCACCGCGGGCCGCGGCCGGGGTGCCCGCGCGGCGCAGCCGGCCGCTTCCGCGTTGCGGGCGGCCGGCTTCTCGGTGCGGACGGTCCTCGGGGAGGACCCGGCGGACGCCCTGGCACGCGCGCGTGCGGCCGTGGAGGCCGGCACGGGTGCGCTGATCGCCGTCGGGGGCGACGGGATGGCGGCCCTGGCGCTGCGGGCGGTAGCGGGCACCCGCACCCCGCTCGGCCTGGTCGCCGTCGGCACGGGCAACGACTTCGCCCGCGCCCTAGGCCTGCCGGTGCGGGAGCCGGCCGCCGCGGGCCGCATGATCGCCGACGCCCTCAAGTGCGGGCGGCTCCGCGACATCGACCTCGGGCGGGTCGGCGACCGCTGGTTCGGCACGGTCCTCGCCTCCGGCTTCGACTCCCGCGTCAACGACCGCGGCAACCGCATGAGATGGCCCACCGGCCGCCTGAAGTACGACCTGGCGATGATCGGCGAACTGGCCGGGTTCCGTCCCGTCCCGTACCGGATCCGGCTCGACGACGACGAGGTGCTGGAGGTCGAGGCGACCCTCGTGGCCGTTGGCAACGGCTCCTCCTACGGCGGAGGCATGCGGATCTGCCCCGGCGCCGACCTGACCGACGGGCTGTTCGACGTCACGGTGGTCGGGGACTGCAGCCGCGCCACGCTGCTGCGGGTGTTCCCGAGGGTGTACCGGGGGACGCACGTCGGCCATCCGAAGGTGACCGTGCTGCGGGCGGCCCGGGTCGAGATCGCCGCCGAGGGCATCACCGGCTACGCCGACGGGGAGCCGCTCGGACCGCTGCCGCTGAGCGCGCGCTGCGTGCGCGGGGGCGTGCGCGTCGTCGGCCCCTGA